The Drosophila sulfurigaster albostrigata strain 15112-1811.04 chromosome 3, ASM2355843v2, whole genome shotgun sequence genomic sequence TTGGATAAGTATCGCATGAAGTTGCGCTATCCGCATCTGCCGTGTCTGCAGGTGGGACAGGAGCACAAACACACCTACCTGCCCTTGGAGGTGTGCAACATTGTGGCCGGACAGCGATGCATCAAGAAGCTGACCGATATGCAGACATCGACCATGATCAAGGCCACCGCACGCTCGGCACCCGATCGTGAGCGTGAGATTAACAATTTGGTGAAACGTGCCGACTTCAACAATGACTCGTATGTGCAAGAGTTCGGTCTGACCATCTCGAATTCCATGATGGAGGTGCGCGGTCGCGTTTTGCCGCCACCCAAATTGCAGTATGGGGGACGTGTGTCGGGCATTGCCGGGCAACAGTTGTTCCCGCCCCAGAACAAGGTCAGTTTGGCTTCACCCAATCAGGGTGTCTGGGATATGCGTGGCAAGCAGTTCTTTACCGGCGTCGAGATTCGCATTTGGGCCATCGCCTGCTTTGCTCCGCAGCGCACAGTGCGAGAGGATGCGTTGCGCAACTTTACGCAACAGCTGCAAAAGATCTCCAACGATGCTGGCATGCCCATTATTGGCCAGCCCTGTTTCTGCAAATATGCCACAGGTCCGGATCAGGTGGAGCCCATGTTCCGCTATCTGAAGATAACGTTCCCAGGACTGCAACTGGTCGTGGTCGTGTTGCCGGGTAAAACGCCAGTTTATGCAGAGGTGAAGCGTGTAGGCGACACCGTCTTGGGCATGGCCACGCAGTGTGTGCAGGCCAAGAACGTTAATAAGACGTCTCCGCAGACGCTCTCCAATCTGTGCCTCAAGATCAATGTGAAGCTCGGCGGCATTAATTCCATCTTGGTGCCATCCATTCGGCCAAAGGTCTTCAACGAGCCTGTCATCTTCTTGGGCGCCGATGTCACTCACCCGCCAGCTGGCGACAACAAGAAACCATCGATTGCCGCCGTTGTTGGCTCAATGGATGCGCATCCATCGCGCTATGCGGCTACGGTGCGGGTGCAGCAACATCGCCAGGAGATCATCCAGGAGCTGAGCAGCATGGTGCGAGAGTTGCTCATTATGTTCTACAAATCCACCGGCGGCTACAAGCCGCATCGTATCATACTCTACCGCGATGGCGTCTCCGAGGGTCAATTCCCCCATGTGCTGCAGCACGAGTTGACGGCCATTCGCGAGGCATGCATTAAACTGGAGCCCGAATACCGACCGGGTATCACCTTCATTGTCGTCCAGAAGCGCCATCACACACGACTCTTCTGTGCCGAAAAGAAGGAGCAGAGCGGCAAGTCGGGTAACATTCCCGCCGGTACCACCGTCGACGTTGGCATCACCCATCCCACGGAATTCGATTTCTATCTGTGCAGTCACCAGGGTATCCAGGGCACCAGCCGTCCCTCGCATTACCATGTGCTCTGGGATGACAATCACTTTGATTCCGATGAGCTGCAATGCCTCACCTATCAACTGTGCCACACCTATGTGCGATGCACACGCTCTGTCAGCATACCAGCGCCCGCATATTATGCGCATTTGGTTGCCTTCCGTGCCAGGTAATTGAATGAACTCTTCTACCTCTTTGAATGTTAGCGACTGAATGCATtcgttttggcttttgttagATATCATCTGGTTGAGAAGGAACACGATTCCGGCGAGGGATCACACCAGAGCGGCTCTTCCGAGGATCGTACACCAGGAGCCATGGCACGAGCCATCACTGTTCATGCCGATACCAAAAAGGTCATGTACTTTGCCTAAAGAGTTACAGCATCAACAAACGACACCAAAAACACATCAGCATCAACACAatacacacagcaacaacaagaaattttcgaaaatgaaTTCGAATaagcagcagaaaaacaagagaaatacaaaaaagtgaGAACGAAAAAGCCAAGCCGAAAGCATTAGAAATTAGGTTTAAAAGTAGTAAGTAAAGCAGATGATGAAAGAGAGAAGCCGGAAGGTCTGaaataaacacatacacacacaacaaccaCAGAACACAATATACACCAAGCAGAATACAACTGAATATGAAAGGGAATCGAATGTTATGAAAAGCACaagtcaaaaacaaaattctcaaaaaAGCGTAgcgaaacaaataaaaacattactAAAGGGAACAAAACGAAAGTCAAacaaacaaccacaacaacaacaacaaaactgcaaCACACATTTACGATGAAACTTTTTGTAAtagaataaattatatttttacacaaacttgagagaaaagaaagaaaaaaaaaaacaaaacaaaaacacaaaaatgaagACAAGAATTGCAAATAACCAAAGgtttttagtatatcaaaAAACATGTTGCTGACGttgcaatacacacacacacacacttacaccaCACAGACAAATACACACCCACACCAACAGCAATACCAACCACaagacaacaataacaagaacaactcgGATTCTCTGTACTGTGAACGAAAACCACCAACAACATGCATAAGGTAAAAACATCAGCAAAAtgacaaaaacgaaacaaaaaccaacaacaagcTTGACAAGCATTAAACgagtgtaataataattagcaTGTATTAATgtaatgcaaaacaaataacttCAATACTTCAACTCAAAGTCCAGATTGTGTAAAATTAATGGAGAGAATTGTGAAACTTTAGAACACATAAGCCGAAagaattaccaaaaaaaacaagacaaaaaagaaaaaaaaaataataagaatattaaTCCAGAAAGATTAAGTATAACTCCAATTTCAACAAGGGACAAAACTTTTGGTCATACAATTActagttatatttatatataaatatatatatttaggcAACTTATATGTAACTATATATTGTGTGCAGAAATCGAGAAGGGAAGAAAGTGAAAACTTTAGAACAAGCATCagatttcaataatttaaaagtcaaCAAAGTGAGTTTTAGCttataagcaaataatttgagacagacatacatacacacagacaatccaaaatacacacacaaccatctacacacacacacacacacacacacacacacacaaacggcATATCAACCCAATGtccatttaatttatgtaccTTTAAATTAGCTCATCTTATAAgttgcataatttttaatattaattgtaattaacaaaaatattacatgGTGTACGGgtcaaaaacaaacatttcttttagttaatagaacaaaaataagaaaaaaaaatcaagaaacagcagcagctacccAACAAATATCAAGAAGagcatcaacaaaaatcgcattagtttagttttaattttaattgtttgttttttaaatgccaATCAAATGATATACACAACAAATGTACTTTTGTAAAGGACACAGTTCAAGTTAACATTATTGCTGATTTGCTATCTATCGAGTCGAAAATGCAGTGGctcattaatttatatatatttatatataaacatatatttatatatatatatatagacatcTGTCCCTAACATacaaacccacacacaaacaacatacgcattataaatttagttaaaattttaaattttttttaaatatctgcCAAGTAAACGTGTCGTAttcaaacacaacacacatacacacaaaaaaacacacacacaccacactcGTATATGTGAgcattataaaatacataaaaatatatatattttattttaaaattacaaattagtTGTTAAACTTGACACAAgcgtttgcttttgattttaaattattaatgacgaaaaatgattatttttaacatgCCTACAACGATTTTTTTGTAGAAATGTTTTTAACAAGGGATTAAATTTGTACGATTATTTCAAGTAACGCAAACAAAAACCAATCATGATAATTTTAAGtgaatgtaaacaaaacaaaacaaaacaaatcaacaaacaacaaacaatgcaaataatCTGCGGGGTCTCTTAAGTTAAGGATTCTTCAGCTCATgcacatacgtacatatgtgtgtCATGTATATGAGATATATGTATCCTTGTATTCTTGTATTGTATAATTGTAACTGTAATTGCTGTTTCGACAATTCTAATAATACTTGAAGTTTAAAGctttaaacaacaaacacgaaatagttttaaaatgaGACGAGacgaaatacaaaaaccaAGCCTCAGTTGGAACTTGTGATGTAAGACGAAATAAAATGGGGCATATTAAATCCATATAATCCCGTACAATATTAACTACtagtatatatactacatatacatacatatactatatgtgtgACAAGCTGAtagaaattgcaataaaattaactGTACTTTcccaaaatcaaaaaacaaaaaaagaaaaacactcAAAACTCAct encodes the following:
- the LOC133841636 gene encoding LOW QUALITY PROTEIN: protein argonaute-2 (The sequence of the model RefSeq protein was modified relative to this genomic sequence to represent the inferred CDS: deleted 2 bases in 2 codons) encodes the protein MSTERELAGGTAQLHTLPLTFQPDLGTALQLNSVGIIGKVYESQWTTPSPTRPQSPSQAQTSFDTLTSPPTPGSSVNPTAVTSPSAQNVAAGGATVGGAAAAAAAQVASALGSTGSVSAAIAAAAAASPTTQPDMPVFTCPRRPNLGREGRPIVLRANHFQVTMPRGFVHHYDINIQPDKCPRKVNREIIETMVHAYSKIFGVLKPVFDGRNNLYTRDPLPIGNERLELEVTLPGEGKDRIFRVTIKWQAQVSLFNLEEALEGRTRQIPYDAILALDVVMRHLPSMTYTPVGRSFFSSPDGYYHPLGGGREVWFGFHQSVRPSQWKMMLNIDVSATAFYKAQPVIDFMCEVLDIRDINEQRKPLTDSQRVKFTKEIKGLKIEITHCGQMRRKYRVCNVTRRPAQMQSFPLQLENGQTVECTVAKYFLDKYRMKLRYPHLPCLQVGQEHKHTYLPLEVCNIVAGQRCIKKLTDMQTSTMIKATARSAPDREREINNLVKRADFNNDSYVQEFGLTISNSMMEVRGRVLPPPKLQYGGRVSGIAGQQLFPPQNKVSLASPNQGVWDMRGKQFFTGVEIRIWAIACFAPQRTVREDALRNFTQQLQKISNDAGMPIIGQPCFCKYATGPDQVEPMFRYLKITFPGLQLVVVVLPGKTPVYAEVKRVGDTVLGMATQCVQAKNVNKTSPQTLSNLCLKINVKLGGINSILVPSIRPKVFNEPVIFLGADVTHPPAGDNKKPSIAAVVGSMDAHPSRYAATVRVQQHRQEIIQELSSMVRELLIMFYKSTGGYKPHRIILYRDGVSEGQFPHVLQHELTAIREACIKLEPEYRPGITFIVVQKRHHTRLFCAEKKEQSGKSGNIPAGTTVDVGITHPTEFDFYLCSHQGIQGTSRPSHYHVLWDDNHFDSDELQCLTYQLCHTYVRCTRSVSIPAPAYYAHLVAFRARYHLVEKEHDSGEGSHQSGSSEDRTPGAMARAITVHADTKKVMYFA